GTtcacagttactttttttttttttttttaataaaagtcaTTTACTGTAGAatacttttaatttcactttctgtattttaattttgttgaaggGCTGATTGGGATTTCCATGTTCTTATTAAAAATCTAACAAATCTTTTTGGAGTGGACTAAATTCTTCCCGTGCCAACCCTTCCAAAATCAGGACCAGGTTGAGGACAGTGTTGAGGTGGGATGGCTCATTACATTGCTGCACCCAATTATTGCTCTTTGCTCCCTAAACTTAGAACCAATTGGGAGAAAGGGACGTGCTAGGGCGAGATGAGTGCGGTTGTGGGTTTTGGGGTGAGAGGAAGGGGCCACAAGAGTTAGAAGGTAGGAGGACGAAAGAGTTTACCCATAGTTTATGCTCTGTGAATGGAATGGGAAAGGTGGGGTCCTACCTTCCTGAGGCAGAGTCTGGGAGAAAGGGGGAAGGCCATAGTGTGTGGCCTGATCAGGGTTTTGGGCAGTCAGTTGTGGGATTCCTCAAAGCAGAAGGCCTGACTGACCACATATGAAACATGTAGCCCTGGATCTGCCTTAGTGTCAGGAGAATACCCAAAtgggatttaattttatttatcaaGCAGCAAAGTGGCTTGAGGAGTGAGGACAGACTACATTCCAAACAGAGAGGGCCCTTTGGAAAGGAAGGTGTACAGAATAGTGAGAGTTGTTAGAGGCTGCCTCCCTGGAGCCTGTTGGAAAAACATCTTCCAAACGTTTGAGCCTGAAAATATAATTATCAGGGTGGAAATAGACCATTGTGTGGTTCAAGGATACTGGGCTTGAATAGGACAGTAACTCTTTGAAATACAGCACTGTGAGCATGTCCTTTCAGCCTGGATGGGCACGGGTTGATGATGTGGTCACTAGAAGGATTACAATTCAACATAAAGGGTAGAGGAATGCAGAAGCTTTGAAATGGAACAGAAAAGGAGAGCAATGGCATGCAAAAGAGGGGGAGGGTGGAGCTTGGTTGCTTTGGTGAAAATCAGGAGATGAGCTAGCCTACATTCTCAATATAAATGTTTTAGAATTAGGGCGTCCACTGCAGCCAGTGCTTGCTGATGGGGGTGAAACTGGAGACCCTGGGTCCATAACCTACCAGGGGTtgattggttggtttgtttttttattcccttTGTTTGAAGAGGTCACCTCCTCCTGTGCCCCTTTGGGAGCCCCTGGGTCTGTTCCCCTGCAAAGGTTAGGAAGCAGAAGGGGAGGAGTGGACAGTGCAGCTGTACCCTTGACTGCAGGAGCTTTGGGATAGGTGTCTACAGGGGGAGGGGGGTTTGCTAGTCAACAGTTGGGGGAAATAGCCTGTTTAAAGTTAATTTCCTGGCTTCATATCTTAACAACATGACTTAGTGGTTTTGTAACCCTGGGCAAATTATTGAACCTCCCTAGGCTTCCCATTTCCTTATATTAGAAATGAGGATAATTATaacctctgccttatagggtggtCATAAGGACTCACTGAGATGATGGATGTGACActctagcacagggcctggcacacagtaagcactcaataaattacAGCTATTGTTTCTCCTGGGCTGTTTAAGCCTTTCTGCCTGGTGTGGGCAGGGCAGCGGATGGACTGGGGCTGATGGAACCGTGAAGGTGTCCGTGGACCTCAGCCCAGGACGTGGAACCCAAGAAAGAACAGGCGATTGGAGGAAGGCAGGGCACAGAGGGTCAGAGGCGCATGCCCGGCGACAGCAGGTGCAGGGGGCGCACCGCTGCCGCCTACGCCGCCGCGGCCTCCCCTTTAAGAGCCGCCACCGCCCACGGCCCGCCGCTGCGGCAGGCACCTCCCCTTTAACGGCGGCGACTCCGCGCTCCGCTGCCCCCGCGGCGGCTGCTACTGCTGCTGTTACTGCGGCTCCTGCTGCCGCCGCCCGGCCTCGGGCAGCTGCATCCTCGGCCGGGCCGGGtccccgccccgcgccccgccCGGCCCCGCCATGGTGTCCTGGATCATCTCCCGCCTGGTGGTGTGagtgcggcggcggcggcggcggggcgcGGCCCGTTAGGGGGAGGCGTGGGGGGCTCCGGGTGatgggggttagggatggggggGAGGGTATTAAAGCCTGGGCTGGAACTCTCCCGCGGCTTCATACAGCAGAGCCACCTAAAGGCGCGTTGTCCCTATTAGTGCTCCCCAGGGACATAGAGGTGTGGGACCCAGGACGGGAGGAGGGAACATGGGGGAGGATGACAGGCCTGACTTCCCAGGGACGTCACCCAccccttgaatttttaatttccccATTGACCACCCTGCACCGTCCCCCATTATCAGGGTTGAGCCACAAGGCTTGATTTATAAGGAGTGCCGGGCAGCCCCCTCCCCCACGTAGCAGGTCTGGCTCGAGGAGCTCCCCAGACCTGGGCCCTCCTCTCCCTGAGGGAAGAGGAGCAATTGAAAAGAGTGGGGAGCAGGGCAGAGCCTCATCACTCCCATGGACCCATTCCACAGCTTAGAGCCATAGCCAGCTCCCTTGGCCTTCCCAAAGGGCCCAgaccctgctcctggtgctgtcaAGGGACTGGGGGTGAGGGCACATGCCCTGAAGGCCTACGACCCCCCAGGGAGGACATCTCCAAGCAAAGATGCTTGGAGGACAAAGTGTGGGAGGTGACTGGAAGAGGATGTATGTGCTCAGCCTGGGACTGTGAAAGCCACTGGGGGAAGAACATTAGGCGGCCTTCATTCTAGGCTGCCAGCCAGAGCGTGGAACTATGCCCCTGTCACCTCCCCCGGCTGCAGGAGAAACCATTCCCCATGACCCCAGACTTTTAGTGGCGGATTCTGCCCCCTTACCCAATCTGCACAAACCCATTTGGAAGTATCCTGCCTTGATCAGGCAGGTCTGTGTGGGAACAGGCCACCCACACATTGTCAAGGCATGGATCTGACAAGGACTCCCCACAGCCTCAGAGCAAACCCCTGCCCTAGCTCAGGACCCTGCCCCTCAGCCCCCAGCTTGGGGAAATGACTCCCCAGCAACTCCTCCCCGCTGCGTTTTCCTCCATTTGGTGCTGTCACATGCCTCTGTCCTGGCTTCCTCTGGACACCCTGGGGTCCCTACCTTCCTCTCCCCACAAACCTCCCTAGAGGGAAGCCAGGGCCCTCGTTCCTCCATGCAGCCTTCGGGGTGGCTGCTTCTCTTCTGCTCCAGTGAGTTCCCTGAGGAGCATCAGTCTTCTCTGTCCTCACCCTGTGTCTTACCTGTGGTTTGTAATGGGATCACCAGCAGGCCCCACTCCAGCCAGGGCCCTCCCCTGAGCCTGGCCCCGAGGGAGTTTACAAGGGGGATTTAACTTCCGTGCCCCTTCCAGGGCTTCCTGCCCCTGTGTCCTCTCCTCCCCAGGGCCACAGTGGTGCTTCTGACTGCCAGGCAGAGTGCCCTGTTAGGTGGTGTCCAGTTCCGCTGCAGAGCTGGCCCTGCCCAGCCTGGCTCTGAGACAGGGTGGCAGAGGGTAAGGGCAGATGTGTACCAGTGGGCATGGTGtctgaagaaggaagaaatcccCGTGGCAGTGACAGACCTCCACTCCCCATGATATGTTTATACATAACCAAGGAGCTTGGCTAAGGGAACCACACTGGCCTCATCTGTGCCTCAGGGGCTGGAGAAAAACTGAGCAATGGAAGAGGGGAATCACCCCAGCTCACTGGGGGTCTCCATGCATGTATATCACCTGAGTCTTGACTGCTTGTTAACCCCTGACCTGAATTCATCACTCCAGCCAAGCTGGTACTCTGGAGTTCTGTCCCTTCTCCCCTTACCTACCCAggaactgatgcagtgctgggaGGGAGAGGCCACTGCCCCTGTTCAAGGGACCCAGTAACCATGCCTACCTCCCTAGGCTCATCTTTGGCACCCTGTACCCAGCCTATTCTTCCTACAAGGCCGTGAAGACAAAAAACGTAAAGGAATATGTGAGTGTATGACCCCTTCATCTCCCACCCAACCCACACAGCAGAGGGGGAGGACAGTGGGTCAGATTACAAATGGGGGTGACTTTGTCACAATGCTGCCAGCCACTAAGGAGATCTTGGGTCAAAGGAGGGTCCTGGGTCTTCATTCCCCCAGCCCTGATGTGATCTTCAGGCAAAGTTAAGGTCCTGGGAGTCCCTTCCCCACCATACCCCCAGCATAGCTGGTAGGCAGAGGTGGAGGGAGTCCTGGGTATTCCCCCTGCCTGGCATGATCAATAGGACAGAGTTGGGGTCCTGGATGACCCCCCAGCTGTGGAGTGATTGGTAGGCAGAGCTACGTTCATGGGTGTCCCTGGCCCCTCAGCCCCAGGCCCCAGTGAACACGGCCCTCTGCACTCTCAGGTGAAATGGATGATGTACTGGATCGTCTTTGCCTTCTTCACCACAGCAGAGACACTCACGGATATCGTGCTCTCCTGGTGAGGTCCAGCATCCCTCCTACCCCCAGCAGCTCGGGGTCTAGGGCCTCTGACTTGCTCCACCCAGCCAGCCAGACAGAAGATTGAGACCCAGGGTAGAGCTCCCCCAAGTTCCCATGGATTCCTGGTCAGCAGAATAAGCAGAGACATAACCCCCACATTCTTTCTGTTGGCAGCCAGAGCACCACAGTGGAATTCAGGAGACCTGTTTCTGCCACACTAACCTTGGGCAGATCAcagctctctgtgcctcagttttcctacTTGTAAAATAGAGATGTGATTCAATCCCATAAACATTGGATGCTTGTATTTCAAAGGCTTTTTTCCAGGTACTACTGgactatgggaaaccctggtggtatactggttaagtgctacagctgctaaccaaaaggtcagccgttcagatccaccaggcgctccttggaaactctatggggcagttctactctgtcctatagggttgctatgagtcggaatcgactcaacagcaacaggtttgttttgttttttttttactggactgTGCATGAGCACTTTGAGGACAGGGAATATGTCTTAATCATCCACATATGTACAGCAGGAGCTCAAAAATGTTCATTGAATGAATAAACGCCTCATGGAAGAGAGGACTAGTAAAGTGCAGTACTTAGAAGTCAGAAGAATTTTACAGAAGGGTGGAGAACAAAAGGTTATTGCATTTGTAGCTTCTGAAGGCCTTATGGCCTTTGAGAAAAAATAGTTctggcagaggaaggagagggtTAGATTAGAAGAGTAACTGGTTAGAAACTCAGGGTACTGATCATAGATACCTCTTAACACAAGGGAAGGAGACTTTCATGATGGCCTTGTGAGGGTGTGGAAGGTCTGGAGGAGTTTGTAGTGTGGAGAATGGAGACCAGTCCTTAAAAGCAAGGTCATGCCATGGCAGCAAGAGATGGATCCAGTGCACAGCTGGAGAAGCCCCCATCTGCTTcatgggagggagggcaggaagggaaggTGGCGAAGGCACAGGTGTAGACCTGGCAGGGTTTAGGGAGCTCACCTCGGATAGTGTTGATCCCAGGGCAGAGGGAATGGGATGATCTGTAAGAGAGGGTGGGGACTTAGAGGGAGGAGGGACAAGGACAGCTGCTGCCAAGGGGAATTCCTTCTGGGTCACCTTTCACCTTCCCATTTGGAGTCTCAGCTGAGTCTCCCAGTGGCCTTGGGAGTTAATAATGATGATTTGCATGAGCCAGTGGTGACCCCAGTGTGCTAATACAGGGGAGGCTGTCCAGGGTCAGGCAGGGAATAGTGTTGCTGAGCCAGCATACCTCCTGACTCCTTGCCCTGTGCTTTGCCACTTGcctctgtcccccctcccccaacagGTTCCCCTTCTACTTTGAGCTCAAGATTGCCTTCGTGATATGGCTGCTGTCCCCTTACACCAAGGGCTCCAGCGTGCTCTACCGCAAGTTCGTGCACCCAACACTGTCCAACAAGGAGAAGGTTTGCCCCTCACTCTCAGCCTGCAGCCAAATACATTTCTGGCTTTCCCTTTGGTGCCTGGAACCTAAAGCAACCTTTCGGTGCCATTGTCAGGTGTGAACAAGGGCAGGGCAGGTCCTCCCCAGAAGGGCCCACCCCTCACTTCTTCCTTCTTACCATTGACTCCTTAGGAGATTGACGAGTACATCACGCAGGCCCGAGACAAAAGCTATGAGACCATGATGAGGGTGGGCAAAAGGGGCCTGAACCTGGCCGCCAATGCTGCGGTCACAGCTGCTGCCAAGGTGAGATGGGGGCACACCCGGACTCCCAGGGCCCCCAGCTTGTTGATCTTGTTCCCCTGGCCCCCTTTGCGTCTACCTGTCCTCAGGGCTGTGGAAGCTTTGGGCTTGCACAgctctgggttcaagtcctggctctaccactctccagctgtgtgacctcaggcaagtcactTCTACTTCTGtgccagtttccttatctgtaaaaaaggaaaatgtggCACCATCCTCTCAGCACTCTTGTAGGACTTGGTGAGGACAGTGTGGGTGAAGTGCTGAGCCCAGGGGCTGCTGTCAGCACCATGGTGACCTCTATCTCCACCCCGCCCCTTTCCTTCGGCTCTCCCGGTGCGTGGTGGTGACCCTAGGGCCAGGGGGTGCTGTCAGAGAAGCTCCGAAGCTTCAGCATGCAGGACCTGACCCTGATCCGGGATGAGGATGCACTGCCCCTGCAGGGGCCTGATGGCCGCCTCCGACCCGGCCCTGGCAGCCTCCTGGACACCATCGAGGACTTAGGTACAGCCAGGGCCCTAggctgggcggggcggggggggagggggtggctgTGACCAGGGGAGAccaggtgggagagagacctaGACCTCTGTTCACCTTTCCCCCCAACCAGGAGATGACCCTGCCCTGAGTTTAAGGTCTAGCATGAACCAGGCTGACCCCCGGACAGAGACCTCTGAGGATGACACAGGGGACAAGGCCCCCAAGAGAGTCAAATCCATCAAAAAAGTGCCCAAAGCTGAGGTGAGAGCATGGGCCAGAGCCTGGGGAAATATGGAAGAAGGTGGTTCCAAGCTGTTTTGCTCTCTCCCTCtgttttcctccctccttcccacagCCACTGGCTTCCAAGACGCTGAAGACCCGGCCCAAGAAGAAGGCCTCTGGTGGGGGCGACTCAGCTTGAGGTCCCCCACCCCCCTGCAGGCTACAGAGCAAGCAGAAagcctcagccccacccccagcccctgctctaCAGCTGTGCCAGTGGCCCAgatgtctcaggcccaggggcaCCTTCAGATGGCTATTTCTGGTGCCTGCCCCAGTGCCTGCTTCTCTGGAAAGGGCTTGGGAAATAGGAGGGAGGCCCTGCTGTGAGGGTTGAGGGTAGAGGCTGAACCAGGGGCTGAGGACCGAGCACCCAAGGAGGTGGGGGCTCCTGGGAGCCTGCACCATTATTCTTCCGCCCACCCAGTGCCTTGCTGAAGACCATGGCCATCCCCTTCTCTGAGATCCTAGCATGTCCCCACTATTCTCCCCAGGGAGGGGGCACAGCCCACATGAACCGAGGTATCTGAGAGAGAGGGAGTGAGTAGGGAAGGCCTTGGGCAACCTGGGCAGGGGGCTCCAGGCTTCAGCCATCTGGGGTGGAGGTTGGTGTGTGCATAAATGACAGAATGGCCAAGCTGGAGCTGCAGCAGGGGGGTTCTTTCCTGGCTATGTACCTACCACATGTCCCCACTAAGAAAAAGAGGTGGGGTTTCCAGGGGTATGTGTGggagtgtgtgtgcacgcatgctcACATGAGTGCATCTTTCTGGATCTAGCGCTGGGAGAAGCTTGGGTAAAggaccttccccctccccccttctCCCTTCCCAGCCCCACAACCAGCTGGCCCTTTCCCCTTCCCATCCCTCCTGCCTAATGGCTGAGCCTTGGTGGACTCCAGCCCATGAGAAAATGGGCTCCAAGGGGCCTCTCACCTCGTCCTCTGTCCTGCATTGCCCCTGGACTGGGCTCCTCAACCCCTCAGGCAACTGTAGGGGCCCCTGCTGAGCTGGCAACTTGCCTCTTCACCTGGAGGcccatcctcctccctcccctcaggCATTCTTCTTGTGCCAAGCTGACTGGGCCCTCTGTGAGCAGACCCTGCCAGAGCCCAGCTTCACCTCACATCCTGCCCCAGCTTCTGCCTTGGTTTCAGTCAGGGTCAGGAGTAACATGTGGACAAGAAAAGCTTCAGGAGCCAAGGTACTCCCAATTCTGTGGAAAGAGGGTGAACATTGTACCTTTGACACTGGATGAACCAATAAACCAAACTCTGGCACTTCATGTTTTGGGGCCTCTGTGCTTTGTTCTTGCCCCGTCCAGTCCACAGGTGAGAGATAAGGCCCAGCCAGGGCAGGGGGGTTGGGAGAAGAGAAGTCAGACTGGTGAACCCCAGGATCTCTGATTTTCAGTTGGTTCCATCTGGAAAAACATATTTGGggttcagtatttttcttttttatagagcCAGGGGCCTAGGAGGGACCGAGGACTTAAGAAaggtcaaggggaaaaaaaaaaaaaaagggccaaggGTTGTCTTAGTCTTCAGAATCCAGCCCTGAGGCCCCCTCCCCCAATGGGCTTTCTGGTACCACACCAAAAGTGCCAGGTGTAGGCTCTGGGGACAAAAACTCTGAGGAGGCCCCCAGGGAATAAAGAATGAGATTTAGGGCTTCTGGGCAGGGCCTGGGGGTTGGGTGGCCACAGTGCCTAGAAAGGCCAAGAAATGATGGgagggtatatgtgtgtgtaaaccAGAGCTGAGAGGAAGAAACAggtgggaagagggaggaggCAGGTATCAGAAGCTAAGACAGGGGCTGTGGAAGAACTAGCTCCTGAATCAAAAAAGGGGGCCAGCAAGGAGGACCGGAAACCAAGGGCTGGGTCCAAAGAGGCGAGCCTTGGTGTggtaccaggacagggagggggtGAGCTCTGAACTGTTGGCCTAGAGGGAGGATagaagaaagagggaggcagCCAGGTATGGGGCCTGAGCCCTCCCTCCAGAGATAGAGCCATAGTCACCAGGGGGCAAGAAACAAAATTGGCTGAGAATGAGATTCTGGGAGGCCAGAACCCAGGAGAAGGggaaggactggaggaagacaaaggaaaagaatggagagggagggagggagagctgaGCAGAGAAATAGCAACTCAGCCTTGTGGAGGGAAAATGGAGGAAGCAGAACATGAGGGGATGTGAGTGGGGACTTGGACCCAGGCTCTGGAACCCAGGCTGGCCCCTGTCCTGGCATCAGAGGGGCGTGTCCTCCCACCACACTTGAGCTAAGCTAGCCTCTTGAAATGAGGTCATGGTGGGGGCAGGATGTGAGCTAcccctctcatcttccctggaATCCTCTAGAGGTCATTCCTTTCACCATTGGCCTCTGAGCAATGTGACCCACTTCTCTATCAGAAAAGAGGGGAAGGTGCCGGGACAGAATTCAGGGGAGAGGTTCTGTTGTTCTAGAAAAATCCCCAGAGAGTAAGATGCTGCAGTCCCCTGCTAGCAGCTACCACATGGCCAGGAAACCAGGCTACGACCTCTGTAACCTAAATCCCATTTGCTGCATACCTCGCGCACATACTCAAAGGCTCACACTCAGATACATATGCTTGCACCCACAGTGACTGGTGGCTAAGGAGGTCACTGCCAGATCCCACAGTTCTCCATGCACATCTGGGTTTCACCATGTCAACAGGAACATGCTTAGATTTCCACGCTCATTGGTTTGTTGCCATGGAAACATCCAGGCTTCTAGAGCTCTAGGCATAGAGCCTAAGCCCCTGTGGTAcagaggaggagaggggagatAAAGGGTACCAAAAAAGAATGGGTAGAAAGGCTCCTGGGAAGAGGCTGATGGGACATCTCTGGGTCTAGGTGACGTCTTGCTGTCTCCTCATCCCCTGGGACAACCTGTCCTCTGCCCTCTGCCTCAGTAGATTTTTCCAGACCAATGAAGTGGGAAAGAGATGTCAGGACAGAAGTGTAAGGTCAGAGCTCTGTGGAGGGTGCAGTCAGTGTGGGCTTGATCACTGGCTGGGTCACTGGGGAGTGTTGAGAGGTAATGGCTTTGGAGTAGAGGCTGGAACTGAGGTCTAACCCTGTGTCCCATGCCCAGGCCTCCTTAGGGATATTGGACAGCCCTCTAAGAATAAGGCCCCTGTCTATGATAGCCTTAAGCCTCAAGCTGCTTCAGCtggcttcccctccctcccttgtGGGTGCCCACACCCAGAGAACCTGCTCAAAATGGGATTTCCATGCTGTGATGTCAGAGGAAAGCCAGCAGCTCCAGCCTGTGCCAGCTCTCGCTCTGATCAGCAGAGCTGAGCCCCGCCTTGCATGGCCTGGAGGGAGGGGGGCGGGCAGAGGAGGAGGGGTGGCTCTGTGGGTCCCGTCTCCACGTCTGGTGCATCCGTGATGATAAGAGGAGGCTGTTTCCAGGCCAGAAGCCCCTGCTGGCTTCCAGGAGCCAGATAAAAACCCCTAAAGAACAAAATATCTCCAGCACCCTCTCTAACCTCAATCTCTTCTGTTGTAACCTCTGGTTTGGTCCCCATTGCCTTAAATTTCAGCCAGCACAAGATCACTCCCTGATCTTCTCGGTTGCCCTAGTCTTTCCTCTCTGACCTGGGTCTGGTTTGCCTGGGGGAAAGGGGCACCTTGAATCCTCAGACCCAGACAGCTATCTTCATTTTGGTCCTCCCGGATCGCATCTCGCAGATGTTAGCTAGAAGCAACGATGTGTGGGAGAGACACCTGCAGGGAGGGAAAAAGCCCACTAGATGGCGCAGCTCCCTCCCAGTGCAAGATTCCCCCCCATCTTGGGGGAGACATCCTTCTCCCGCAGCCAGCCTGCTGCACGGCCTTAGGCAAGCAGAGGGGCCTCACACTCTACTCCCTGGAGTTGGAGGCTCATGAAGAAAAACACCCCTGTGGGTGGACAGGACAGAACACCTGTGGATTCTCGAGTAATCGCTCCCAGCTTCCTAAACCCACCCTGCGTGTGTACGTACACCTGCTCACTTCCTACAGGAGATGGTCAGATCAGGAAGGCAGACACTACCTTGGGGTGAGGACCAGGAGCAGGGACATT
The window above is part of the Elephas maximus indicus isolate mEleMax1 chromosome 2, mEleMax1 primary haplotype, whole genome shotgun sequence genome. Proteins encoded here:
- the REEP2 gene encoding receptor expression-enhancing protein 2 isoform X2, giving the protein MVSWIISRLVVLIFGTLYPAYSSYKAVKTKNVKEYVKWMMYWIVFAFFTTAETLTDIVLSWFPFYFELKIAFVIWLLSPYTKGSSVLYRKFVHPTLSNKEKEIDEYITQARDKSYETMMRVGKRGLNLAANAAVTAAAKGVLSEKLRSFSMQDLTLIRDEDALPLQGPDGRLRPGPGSLLDTIEDLGDDPALSLRSSMNQADPRTETSEDDTGDKAPKRVKSIKKVPKAEPLASKTLKTRPKKKASGGGDSA
- the REEP2 gene encoding receptor expression-enhancing protein 2 isoform X1 — translated: MVSWIISRLVVLIFGTLYPAYSSYKAVKTKNVKEYVKWMMYWIVFAFFTTAETLTDIVLSWFPFYFELKIAFVIWLLSPYTKGSSVLYRKFVHPTLSNKEKEIDEYITQARDKSYETMMRVGKRGLNLAANAAVTAAAKGQGVLSEKLRSFSMQDLTLIRDEDALPLQGPDGRLRPGPGSLLDTIEDLGDDPALSLRSSMNQADPRTETSEDDTGDKAPKRVKSIKKVPKAEPLASKTLKTRPKKKASGGGDSA